In Atribacteraceae bacterium, the following are encoded in one genomic region:
- a CDS encoding riboflavin kinase: MKWDRGFADIEKAGVLVLGFFDGLHRGHCQVLDEAFRLAADWQCPCELLTLYPHPDLTSGQSDVAYLTTYREKWTLFQSRYPAGRFRFLRFDRTVMATPPDRFLRWLLDCFSPRGICVGEDFRFGYRAAGDTGFLRFWGAEHGVGVTVLPPVLLGGAAISSSRIRECLRSGNAEEAARLLGYPYQVFGRVRSGRRIGRTLGFPTINLYPSSRKLLPRDGVYRGEVLGEEVASPALVYVGTRPTLGSGGRRVVEAYLRGKPIGDLYGKRLSVAFHGFIRGEMVFRSLEDLRIRILQDLQALERYLHYTGGMLHYNLNIYNDGGVVSIGLNQRKETGDYYFFQNSRH; encoded by the coding sequence ATGAAATGGGACCGGGGATTCGCTGATATAGAGAAAGCCGGAGTGCTGGTTCTCGGGTTTTTCGACGGTCTTCACCGGGGGCACTGCCAGGTTCTGGATGAGGCCTTCCGGTTGGCAGCGGACTGGCAGTGTCCCTGCGAGCTACTTACCTTGTACCCGCATCCGGATCTCACCAGTGGGCAGTCTGATGTGGCTTACCTGACTACCTACCGGGAGAAGTGGACGCTGTTTCAGAGCCGTTATCCGGCCGGCCGGTTTCGTTTTCTGCGCTTCGACCGGACGGTTATGGCTACTCCCCCGGACCGTTTTTTACGCTGGCTTTTGGATTGTTTTTCACCCCGGGGGATCTGTGTCGGTGAAGACTTTCGTTTTGGCTACCGAGCGGCCGGGGACACTGGTTTTCTCCGCTTCTGGGGTGCCGAGCATGGAGTAGGAGTGACGGTCCTTCCGCCTGTTCTGCTCGGAGGGGCAGCGATTTCCAGTTCCCGGATACGGGAATGCCTGCGATCGGGTAATGCCGAAGAGGCCGCTCGACTGCTGGGATATCCCTACCAGGTCTTTGGCCGGGTGAGGTCGGGTCGACGGATTGGCCGCACTCTCGGATTCCCGACTATCAATCTATACCCATCTTCCCGCAAACTTCTGCCTCGGGACGGAGTTTACCGGGGTGAAGTATTGGGAGAGGAGGTTGCCAGTCCGGCGCTGGTCTACGTCGGCACGCGGCCTACTCTGGGGAGCGGTGGGCGGAGGGTGGTCGAGGCCTACCTCCGGGGGAAACCCATCGGTGACCTTTATGGCAAACGCCTCAGTGTTGCCTTCCACGGGTTCATCCGGGGGGAGATGGTTTTCCGGTCGCTTGAAGACCTCCGGATCCGTATTTTACAGGATTTACAGGCACTCGAGCGCTATTTACACTATACAGGCGGTATGTTACACTATAATTTGAATATTTATAACGATGGGGGTGTGGTCAGCATTGGCCTTAACCAGAGAAAAGAAACAGGAGATTATTACTTCTTTCAAAATTCACGACATTGA
- a CDS encoding bifunctional oligoribonuclease/PAP phosphatase NrnA — translation MLNLCSVLQAISAGERFLLSSHQSIDGDGLGSMLAFDSLLRYLRKETVMVYDGIVPYFYSFLPGVERVHSCERYFEIERPDSWVFVALDCSNPERMGEADRIRRQCGLVINIDHHPDNIMFGHVNLVDHDAPASSLLIYELHKNLGITIDSATAIQILTGLITDTGGFQFTELNPKLLTILGELVATGASVAAIIRYVFKYRRSEALRLLGRALNNLDYFPKYNCSITYLSREDFIACGAFEEDAEGIVDYGLHIQEAEISFFIKEMKPGHNKVSLRSQGRINVLPIAQYFGGGGHYKAAGFKINGTLIQVKDRLLACLADFSLTRNSVPSGEGGR, via the coding sequence TTGTTGAATCTCTGCTCCGTGTTGCAAGCGATCTCCGCCGGTGAACGTTTTCTGCTTTCCTCCCATCAGAGTATCGATGGAGATGGCTTAGGATCCATGCTCGCTTTCGATTCTCTCCTGCGGTATCTAAGAAAAGAAACAGTCATGGTTTATGATGGCATAGTTCCGTACTTTTACTCGTTTCTTCCCGGGGTCGAACGGGTACATTCCTGTGAACGATATTTTGAGATCGAGCGGCCCGATTCTTGGGTGTTTGTAGCCCTGGATTGTTCCAACCCCGAACGCATGGGAGAAGCCGACCGGATCCGCCGGCAATGCGGACTGGTGATCAACATCGATCACCATCCGGACAACATCATGTTCGGTCACGTGAACCTGGTGGACCATGATGCGCCGGCTTCCTCGCTCCTGATATACGAACTGCACAAGAATTTAGGGATCACCATTGACTCTGCGACGGCCATCCAGATTCTGACCGGTCTGATCACGGATACCGGCGGGTTTCAATTTACCGAATTGAATCCAAAGCTGCTGACGATACTCGGTGAACTGGTCGCTACCGGGGCGTCGGTCGCGGCGATTATACGCTATGTCTTCAAATACCGGCGGAGCGAAGCACTGCGATTATTGGGCCGGGCCCTGAACAACCTGGATTATTTTCCAAAATACAATTGTTCGATCACCTACCTGAGCCGGGAAGACTTCATTGCCTGTGGAGCCTTCGAGGAAGACGCCGAAGGAATCGTCGATTACGGTCTGCATATCCAGGAAGCCGAAATTTCCTTTTTCATCAAAGAGATGAAGCCGGGCCACAACAAGGTCAGTCTCCGCTCGCAAGGCCGGATCAATGTCCTGCCTATCGCCCAGTATTTTGGGGGCGGAGGGCATTACAAGGCTGCCGGCTTCAAAATAAATGGGACCCTTATTCAGGTGAAAGACCGCCTACTCGCCTGCCTCGCAGATTTTTCCCTCACGCGGAATTCGGTCCCCTCGGGCGAAGGTGGCAGGTAA
- the rbfA gene encoding 30S ribosome-binding factor RbfA — protein MSEQRARRYAELIKREISLILLGSVDDVRLKRFTLTRVEVTSDLKLVRVYLSFPGEAAEVAEKFEALQKAAKFIKNKLVGRIRIRYMPEILYFPDVFLEKASRVIDLLNQIEPQREESNPC, from the coding sequence ATGAGCGAACAAAGGGCACGGCGTTACGCGGAACTCATCAAGCGGGAGATTTCCCTGATCCTGCTCGGGTCAGTCGATGACGTCCGGTTGAAGCGATTTACCCTGACCCGAGTGGAGGTCACCTCGGATTTGAAGCTGGTCCGGGTTTACCTGAGTTTTCCCGGAGAAGCGGCGGAAGTCGCAGAAAAATTCGAGGCCTTGCAGAAAGCGGCTAAATTCATCAAAAATAAACTCGTCGGAAGAATTCGCATTCGCTACATGCCGGAGATTCTCTATTTTCCGGATGTTTTCCTTGAAAAAGCATCCCGGGTGATTGACCTCTTGAATCAAATTGAACCCCAAAGGGAGGAGTCCAACCCTTGTTGA
- a CDS encoding DUF503 domain-containing protein encodes MRAGVSRIEILISRSFSLKDRRRVMNSVKHRLRNRFNISIIETSSSNTWNQGIFGIALAGEDERGIRSVVEKIVSFLDEDDRFEVIDVSLDLI; translated from the coding sequence ATGAGAGCCGGGGTTAGCCGGATCGAAATTCTCATCAGCCGGAGTTTTTCGTTAAAAGACCGGAGGAGAGTGATGAATTCAGTCAAACATCGACTCCGGAACCGCTTCAATATTTCGATCATCGAAACCTCTTCCAGCAACACCTGGAACCAGGGGATCTTCGGTATTGCTTTGGCCGGGGAGGACGAGCGGGGTATCCGATCCGTAGTAGAAAAAATCGTCAGTTTTTTGGATGAAGATGACCGTTTCGAAGTCATTGACGTGTCCCTTGATTTGATCTGA
- the truB gene encoding tRNA pseudouridine(55) synthase TruB: MDFAVSGGVFNLYKPVGITSHDLVDSVRRNLPGKCGHTGTLDPFARGVMLVCWGKATRLAALFQDLPKTYRAWIRFGIETDTFDVNGTLTAWNDSPVKEAVLRDLLGQFQGECRQTVPPYSARKYRGKPLYCYARNGLPVPLAEKTVWIEHLELCSFEGNRFAAVELLVKCSSGTYIRSLARDLGRRLGPGACLVSLRREEVGTFTIDTSVPLKSLIPFQERAARHLIPPAEALYWLDEWEIGTDDARFFIQGNPVRCPHPEAVKSPLVKVVMNTLFLGIGRVDPTERVVRPEIVF, translated from the coding sequence ATGGACTTCGCAGTGTCCGGCGGGGTTTTCAACCTCTATAAACCGGTGGGGATCACTTCTCATGACCTGGTGGATAGCGTCCGCCGGAACTTACCGGGAAAGTGCGGTCATACGGGAACGCTCGACCCTTTCGCGCGGGGGGTGATGTTGGTGTGCTGGGGGAAAGCCACCCGGCTCGCCGCTCTTTTTCAGGATCTTCCCAAGACCTACCGGGCCTGGATTCGTTTTGGCATTGAGACCGACACCTTTGATGTGAACGGGACACTCACGGCCTGGAATGATTCACCCGTCAAGGAAGCCGTCCTCCGGGATCTCCTGGGCCAGTTTCAGGGGGAATGCCGCCAGACGGTCCCTCCTTATTCCGCTCGGAAATACCGGGGAAAACCTTTATACTGTTACGCCCGCAATGGCCTGCCGGTTCCCTTGGCCGAAAAAACAGTCTGGATCGAACACCTGGAACTTTGCTCGTTCGAGGGGAACCGGTTCGCCGCGGTGGAACTCCTCGTGAAGTGCTCCAGCGGGACCTACATTCGCAGCCTGGCCAGGGATCTCGGCCGCCGATTGGGTCCAGGAGCCTGTCTCGTCTCCCTACGCCGGGAAGAGGTGGGGACGTTCACCATCGATACCAGTGTTCCCCTGAAGAGTTTAATTCCCTTTCAGGAGCGGGCCGCCCGACACCTCATTCCCCCTGCTGAAGCGCTGTACTGGTTGGACGAATGGGAGATCGGGACAGATGACGCCAGGTTTTTCATCCAGGGAAACCCGGTACGCTGTCCTCACCCGGAAGCGGTAAAATCACCGTTGGTCAAGGTAGTGATGAACACCCTTTTTCTGGGAATTGGGCGGGTTGACCCCACCGAAAGGGTCGTCAGGCCGGAAATAGTATTCTGA